A part of Gramella sp. MAR_2010_147 genomic DNA contains:
- a CDS encoding homocysteine S-methyltransferase family protein, translating to MSKIEELLSKKILILDGAMGTMLQEYKFSEEDFRGKRFADWPVSLKGNNDLLSITQPEAIATIHRKYFDAGADIVETNTFSGTTIAMADYQMEELVYELNYESARIAKKVAEEVTAENPEKPRFVAGAIGPTNKTASMSPDVNDPGYRAISFEELRIAYKQQAKALVEGGVDVLLVETVFDTLNAKAALFAIEELKEELDADIPVMVSGTITDASGRTLSGQTAEAFLISVSHIPLLSIGFNCALGAKQLTPHLEVLNRFANSGVSAYPNAGLPNAFGEYDQDAQEMAAQIKEYLEKGLVNILGGCCGTTPKHIKAIAEITKDYKPRPIPAKNKEERHAQLVSASQQSTDL from the coding sequence ATGTCAAAAATAGAAGAGTTACTCTCAAAAAAAATATTAATACTAGACGGTGCCATGGGTACCATGCTTCAGGAATATAAGTTTTCTGAAGAAGATTTCCGCGGAAAACGTTTTGCCGATTGGCCCGTTTCTCTGAAAGGAAATAATGATCTTCTTTCCATCACCCAGCCTGAGGCGATTGCGACCATTCACCGTAAATATTTTGATGCCGGAGCCGATATTGTTGAAACCAATACCTTCTCTGGAACCACTATTGCCATGGCCGATTATCAAATGGAAGAGTTGGTCTATGAATTGAATTATGAATCTGCCAGAATCGCTAAAAAGGTAGCTGAAGAAGTTACTGCTGAAAATCCTGAAAAACCACGATTTGTTGCCGGGGCTATTGGTCCTACGAACAAAACAGCCAGTATGAGTCCGGATGTGAATGATCCCGGGTATAGAGCAATTTCATTTGAAGAACTTAGAATTGCCTATAAACAACAGGCAAAAGCTCTTGTTGAAGGTGGCGTGGATGTTCTTTTGGTGGAAACAGTTTTTGATACCTTAAATGCCAAAGCAGCTCTTTTTGCAATCGAAGAACTTAAGGAAGAATTAGATGCGGATATTCCCGTAATGGTTAGCGGAACAATTACAGATGCATCAGGGAGAACACTCTCCGGGCAGACCGCGGAAGCATTCCTGATTTCTGTTTCACATATTCCATTGTTGAGTATTGGATTTAATTGTGCACTTGGAGCAAAGCAGCTGACTCCACATCTGGAAGTTCTAAATCGGTTTGCAAATTCGGGAGTTTCAGCGTATCCAAATGCAGGATTGCCAAATGCATTTGGAGAATACGATCAGGATGCGCAGGAAATGGCTGCTCAAATCAAAGAGTACCTGGAAAAAGGCCTCGTAAATATCCTTGGGGGTTGCTGCGGAACGACACCAAAACATATTAAAGCAATAGCAGAGATTACAAAGGATTACAAGCCAAGACCGATCCCTGCAAAAAACAAAGAAGAACGTCATGCTCAACTTGTTTCAGCATCTCAACAATCAACCGATTTATAA
- a CDS encoding OsmC family protein translates to MKISLKRINDNYLFETVNERGNIVLLDNKTDEEPKGASPMDLILRGIAGCSSIDIVMILRKQQHELEDLRVEVDGYREDGSIPNVFKKIQLDFILKGDIPAAKVERAVKLSMDKYCSVSKMLEKAAEISYSIQLNGEKVL, encoded by the coding sequence ATGAAGATCAGCTTAAAAAGAATCAACGATAATTATCTATTTGAAACTGTAAACGAGCGCGGCAATATTGTTCTTCTGGACAATAAAACTGATGAAGAGCCGAAAGGTGCCAGTCCTATGGATCTTATTCTTAGGGGTATTGCCGGTTGCAGCAGTATAGATATTGTTATGATTTTGAGAAAACAGCAACATGAGCTGGAAGACCTCAGGGTTGAGGTGGATGGATACCGTGAAGATGGTTCTATTCCCAACGTCTTTAAGAAGATTCAATTAGATTTCATTTTGAAAGGGGATATTCCAGCTGCAAAAGTCGAAAGAGCTGTTAAGTTATCTATGGACAAATACTGTTCTGTTTCAAAAATGCTGGAAAAAGCTGCTGAGATCAGTTATTCCATTCAATTAAATGGTGAGAAGGTTTTATAG
- a CDS encoding SRPBCC domain-containing protein produces METLKLEFKINREKRTIIVEKEFAAPLDVVWSSWTRAETLDKWWAPKPWKAKTKRMNFRENGSWLYVMQGPEGEEHYALAEYKEIVQEQRFVGLDSFCDENGRINKELPKSTWKVEFEPEGSHTLVTIETKYETKEALEAILNMGFQEGFTAGLLQLDEHLEKL; encoded by the coding sequence ATGGAAACATTGAAATTGGAGTTTAAAATAAACAGGGAAAAGCGGACTATTATAGTGGAAAAAGAATTCGCAGCACCCTTGGATGTGGTATGGTCTTCCTGGACACGTGCTGAAACTTTGGATAAATGGTGGGCGCCAAAACCATGGAAAGCCAAAACTAAACGGATGAATTTCAGGGAAAATGGAAGTTGGTTATACGTCATGCAGGGTCCCGAGGGTGAAGAACATTATGCCCTGGCCGAATACAAAGAAATTGTGCAGGAACAAAGGTTCGTAGGATTGGATTCATTTTGTGATGAAAACGGGCGTATTAATAAAGAATTACCAAAATCGACCTGGAAAGTGGAGTTCGAACCTGAAGGTTCTCATACACTGGTTACAATTGAAACGAAATACGAAACTAAAGAGGCGCTGGAAGCAATTTTAAATATGGGATTCCAGGAAGGTTTTACAGCCGGACTTTTACAGCTTGATGAACATCTGGAAAAGCTATAA
- a CDS encoding NAD(P)/FAD-dependent oxidoreductase gives MIKTDILIIGAGPTGLFTVFEAGLLKLKTHLIDALPQPGGQCSEIYPKKPIYDIPAFPEILAGDLVKNLMEQIRPFEPGFTLGERAETLEKLDDGTFIVTTNKGTQHHAPVVAIAGGLGSFEPRKPPIANISDFEDKGVSYFIKDPEVYRDKRVVIAGGGDSALDWAIYLADIASEVALVHRREEFRGALDSVERVSELAKLGKIEMITNAEVVGLRGEDQLEKVVIRHKDKARGEEFREVDDFIPLFGLSPKLGPIGSWGLEIERNAIKVDNSYDYQTNIPGVYAIGDVNTYKGKLKLILSGFHEAAIMCQSAYARIYPDKKYALKYTTVGGVEGFDGSKKEAKKEVVQSISV, from the coding sequence ATGATTAAAACAGACATCCTGATCATCGGGGCCGGGCCAACCGGATTGTTTACCGTTTTTGAAGCGGGATTATTAAAATTAAAAACACATTTAATAGATGCGCTTCCGCAACCTGGAGGGCAGTGTTCAGAAATTTATCCAAAGAAACCAATATATGATATTCCGGCTTTCCCGGAGATCCTGGCGGGAGACCTGGTAAAGAATCTTATGGAACAGATAAGACCTTTTGAGCCTGGATTTACGCTTGGGGAACGTGCCGAAACTTTGGAAAAGCTGGACGACGGTACTTTTATAGTGACCACGAATAAAGGAACTCAGCATCATGCTCCTGTAGTTGCGATTGCAGGCGGACTGGGATCTTTTGAACCTCGTAAACCGCCTATCGCCAATATTTCTGATTTTGAAGATAAAGGGGTTTCTTATTTTATTAAAGATCCTGAAGTCTATCGTGATAAAAGGGTAGTGATCGCCGGTGGTGGTGATTCCGCTCTGGACTGGGCAATTTATTTAGCAGATATAGCTTCAGAAGTTGCTTTGGTTCATAGAAGGGAAGAATTCCGTGGAGCGTTGGATTCAGTGGAAAGAGTATCAGAATTGGCTAAACTTGGCAAAATAGAAATGATCACGAATGCGGAGGTTGTTGGCCTGAGAGGAGAAGACCAACTGGAAAAAGTAGTGATACGCCATAAAGATAAAGCGAGAGGAGAAGAATTTAGAGAAGTAGATGATTTTATTCCATTATTTGGTTTATCTCCTAAACTCGGACCTATAGGTAGTTGGGGACTGGAAATTGAAAGAAATGCAATTAAAGTTGATAATTCTTATGATTACCAGACCAACATTCCAGGGGTTTACGCCATTGGTGATGTGAATACCTATAAAGGGAAACTGAAACTTATACTTTCCGGATTTCATGAAGCAGCGATCATGTGTCAGAGTGCTTATGCACGAATCTATCCGGATAAAAAATATGCGCTGAAATATACAACTGTTGGAGGTGTGGAAGGATTTGATGGATCGAAAAAAGAAGCGAAAAAGGAAGTTGTGCAAAGTATTAGTGTTTAA
- a CDS encoding bifunctional precorrin-2 dehydrogenase/sirohydrochlorin ferrochelatase, protein MEERNELYPVFLKVIQLNILVVGGGNVGHEKLHFLFKSSPNANVELVAKWFLPETEELAKKHGAKLIKGSYKKKYLKKKHFVIAATNDAKLNKKVHRHAKKRYLLANIADTPELCDFYMGGIVNKGHVKIAISTNGKSPTTAKRLRQFFEEVIPENVNQMVENLNEYRKSIKGDFEAKVEQMNTITESLIVKKESND, encoded by the coding sequence ATGGAAGAAAGAAACGAATTATACCCTGTCTTTTTAAAAGTAATTCAACTAAATATTTTAGTGGTTGGCGGCGGAAATGTGGGGCATGAGAAATTACATTTTCTTTTTAAATCCAGTCCGAATGCTAATGTTGAGCTGGTAGCAAAATGGTTTTTACCAGAAACAGAAGAACTGGCAAAAAAGCATGGCGCAAAACTTATAAAAGGCAGCTATAAAAAGAAATATTTAAAAAAGAAGCATTTCGTGATCGCTGCTACCAATGATGCTAAACTGAATAAAAAGGTACACCGTCATGCAAAGAAGAGATATTTACTGGCCAATATCGCCGATACTCCAGAACTGTGTGATTTTTACATGGGTGGTATTGTGAATAAAGGCCACGTGAAAATAGCGATTTCCACGAATGGAAAATCTCCAACCACTGCAAAACGTTTGCGACAATTCTTTGAGGAAGTGATTCCGGAGAATGTAAACCAGATGGTTGAAAACTTAAATGAATATAGAAAATCCATAAAAGGTGATTTTGAAGCCAAAGTGGAACAGATGAATACAATAACAGAATCCTTAATCGTAAAAAAAGAGAGTAATGATTAA
- the cobA gene encoding uroporphyrinogen-III C-methyltransferase, with the protein MYNSPKLTVVGAGPGDPELITVKALNTLKSASVILYDALINRDLLDYAPQAEHIFVGKRKDKHRFPQEEINKLIVKYALERGHVVRLKGGDPFIFGRGSEEISYAREHGLETAVVSGITSSIAVPANVGIPLTQRGTSESFWVITGTTSQRKLSNDVQLAAQSTATVVILMGMGKLKEIVEVFRGFGKEDIPVGIIQNGTTVNEKSGFGTLKTIENIVSEKQLGAPAIIVIGEVVREANVLQKVFQNVKNLPRSKFVKVGAA; encoded by the coding sequence ATGTATAATTCACCAAAATTAACCGTAGTGGGTGCAGGACCGGGTGATCCGGAATTGATCACCGTTAAGGCTTTGAATACTTTAAAGTCGGCTAGCGTAATATTGTACGATGCGTTGATCAATCGGGACCTATTGGATTACGCCCCACAGGCAGAGCATATTTTTGTTGGAAAACGAAAGGATAAACATCGATTTCCGCAGGAAGAGATCAATAAACTGATTGTGAAATACGCTCTGGAGAGAGGCCATGTAGTACGATTAAAAGGTGGCGATCCATTTATCTTCGGAAGAGGTTCAGAAGAGATCAGTTACGCGAGAGAACACGGACTGGAAACGGCGGTAGTTTCCGGAATAACTTCTTCGATTGCAGTACCGGCTAATGTTGGCATTCCGCTTACACAAAGAGGAACTTCTGAAAGTTTTTGGGTAATAACAGGAACTACTTCCCAGAGAAAACTATCTAATGATGTTCAACTCGCGGCTCAATCTACAGCAACGGTAGTAATCCTGATGGGAATGGGAAAACTGAAAGAGATCGTAGAAGTTTTTAGAGGTTTTGGAAAGGAAGATATTCCTGTTGGGATCATTCAAAATGGAACTACGGTGAATGAAAAATCAGGTTTTGGGACCCTAAAGACGATTGAGAATATCGTTTCAGAGAAACAACTGGGAGCGCCGGCTATTATAGTAATTGGTGAGGTAGTTCGGGAAGCGAATGTATTACAAAAAGTTTTTCAAAATGTAAAAAACCTTCCGAGATCGAAATTTGTAAAAGTAGGAGCAGCTTAA
- a CDS encoding HEPN domain-containing protein, which produces MQSFRTEIENPVVEKDILDLEKKIRLFREGKADEEKFRSLRLARGVYGQRQAGVQMVRIKLPFGKVTSEQLHRIADVSDEYSKGRLHITTRQDIQIHYVSLDRTPELWAQLEKDDVTLREACGNTVRNITASPTAGIDPNEPFDVSPYAHAAFQFFLRNPICQEMGRKFKMSFSSSDEDTALSYIHDLGFIAKLKDGKRGFKVMLGGGLGSQPRHADELYDFLPAEEIIPLTEGVLRVFDRHGERSKRLKARMKFLIKDIGKEAFMELVEEQKTSLSQKQPKFEIEKFEAAPPLQDVEVPSVEIEDQKDFQTWKNTNVTAQKQEGLFAVGIRVPLGDFYTGGARQLADLVKKYAGNEIRLTLRQDILIRHVREEFLPFFYSELKKLGYAETGYNKTVDITACPGTDTCNLGIASSTGIADVLEDVLKEEYPQFINGKDITIKISGCMNACGQHNMAEIGFQGMSIKVGKTVAPALQVLLGGGTLGDGQGRFADKVVKVPSKRGPEALRVLLNDFEANSEADEKFVEYYDRKEKTYFYDLLKDLANTSNLSENDFVDWGHESPYIKAVGVGECAGVVIDLIATLLFESEEKIDNAKSALERKDWADSIYHSYTSIVNSAKALLIAEDVKTNTQAGIIAQYDELFVETGKIELSTSFKEFVYQLNDNEPSEAFANKYLEDAHLFLKRVDAYRTKEVQNV; this is translated from the coding sequence ATGCAAAGTTTTAGAACCGAAATTGAAAATCCTGTTGTCGAGAAAGATATCCTGGATTTAGAAAAAAAGATCAGACTTTTCCGTGAAGGAAAGGCTGATGAAGAGAAGTTCCGAAGTCTGCGTCTGGCGCGTGGAGTTTACGGGCAGAGACAGGCAGGAGTTCAAATGGTTCGTATAAAACTACCATTTGGTAAAGTTACTTCAGAACAGTTGCACCGAATCGCGGATGTTTCCGATGAATACTCTAAAGGTAGGTTGCATATCACCACGCGACAGGATATCCAGATCCATTATGTGAGTCTGGACCGAACGCCGGAGCTTTGGGCACAGCTGGAAAAGGATGATGTTACTCTTCGAGAGGCTTGTGGAAATACTGTTAGGAATATTACCGCATCGCCAACCGCCGGGATAGATCCAAACGAGCCTTTTGATGTTTCGCCTTATGCACATGCGGCTTTCCAGTTTTTTCTTCGGAACCCGATTTGCCAGGAGATGGGGAGAAAATTCAAGATGTCTTTTTCTTCTTCAGATGAAGATACCGCGCTTAGCTATATTCATGATCTTGGTTTTATCGCCAAACTGAAGGATGGAAAACGTGGTTTTAAGGTAATGTTAGGTGGCGGACTCGGTTCGCAACCACGTCATGCCGATGAACTATACGATTTTCTCCCGGCTGAAGAAATTATTCCTTTAACCGAAGGAGTATTGAGGGTTTTTGATCGTCATGGTGAACGCTCTAAAAGATTGAAAGCGAGAATGAAGTTTCTGATTAAAGATATCGGGAAAGAAGCTTTTATGGAATTAGTGGAGGAGCAGAAAACTTCCCTTTCTCAAAAACAGCCAAAATTTGAGATTGAGAAATTCGAAGCTGCGCCACCACTACAGGATGTAGAAGTTCCTTCCGTAGAAATTGAAGATCAGAAAGATTTTCAAACCTGGAAGAATACAAATGTTACCGCACAAAAGCAGGAAGGCTTGTTCGCTGTGGGAATTCGCGTTCCGTTAGGTGATTTTTATACAGGAGGGGCAAGACAACTTGCCGACCTGGTGAAGAAATACGCTGGAAATGAAATTAGGTTGACACTAAGACAGGATATTTTGATTCGTCATGTACGTGAGGAGTTTCTGCCTTTCTTTTATTCAGAATTGAAAAAACTGGGCTATGCCGAAACTGGATATAACAAAACCGTAGATATAACTGCCTGCCCGGGAACAGATACCTGTAATCTTGGAATCGCCAGTAGTACTGGAATTGCTGATGTACTGGAAGATGTTTTAAAAGAGGAATATCCACAATTTATAAATGGAAAAGATATTACCATTAAGATCAGCGGATGTATGAATGCGTGCGGGCAACATAATATGGCTGAAATTGGATTCCAGGGAATGTCTATAAAAGTCGGTAAAACCGTTGCTCCCGCCCTTCAGGTGCTGCTTGGTGGTGGAACCTTAGGAGACGGCCAAGGAAGATTTGCAGATAAAGTGGTGAAAGTTCCCAGCAAACGTGGGCCGGAAGCTTTAAGAGTCTTGTTAAATGATTTTGAAGCAAATTCAGAAGCGGATGAGAAATTCGTCGAATATTATGATCGAAAAGAGAAAACCTATTTCTATGATCTCTTAAAGGACCTTGCAAATACCTCCAATCTCTCTGAAAATGATTTTGTGGATTGGGGCCATGAATCGCCATATATCAAGGCAGTTGGTGTGGGTGAATGTGCCGGAGTGGTAATAGATCTCATTGCGACCCTGCTTTTTGAAAGTGAAGAAAAAATTGATAACGCAAAATCTGCACTTGAAAGAAAGGACTGGGCAGATAGTATTTATCATTCTTATACTTCTATCGTGAATTCGGCTAAAGCCCTATTGATAGCAGAAGATGTGAAAACGAATACACAAGCCGGGATCATTGCCCAGTATGATGAATTGTTCGTAGAAACGGGAAAGATAGAATTATCAACTTCTTTTAAGGAATTCGTTTATCAGTTAAATGATAATGAGCCAAGTGAGGCTTTTGCAAATAAATATTTAGAAGACGCGCATCTATTTCTTAAAAGGGTGGATGCATATAGAACAAAGGAGGTACAAAATGTATAA
- a CDS encoding GTP-binding protein gives MEVLKIATAGSVDDGKSTLIGRLLYDTKSLTSDKIEAIDRVSKKNGLDYLDFSLATDGLVAEREQGITIDVAHIYFSTPKKSYIIADTPGHIEYTRNMVTGASTSQTSIILIDARKGVIEQTYRHFFINNLLRVKEVIVAVNKMDLVNYSEEVFNEIVQDFEDIRSKSDFKDQKLTFIPVSALWGENIAERSTAMPWYKGQNILEHLENLKAEDFSEESQARFSVQTVIRPKTEKFHDYRGYAGKISGSSFRVGDKVTVLPSLTTSTIKEIHFFEENFEEAPAGSSVTISLADDINVARGDMLVKSKEVPVEIKVLDAMVCWMDNKVLVPGAKYVLQHNTNGILAKIDKVEGHTDSNFGAEEQVSSLNLNDIGSVKIKLSKPIFADSYKSNRANGRFILIDSQTNTTAGVGFIK, from the coding sequence ATGGAAGTTTTAAAAATAGCAACAGCAGGAAGTGTAGACGATGGTAAGAGTACCCTCATAGGAAGACTGCTTTACGATACCAAATCCCTTACTTCAGACAAAATTGAAGCGATTGACAGGGTAAGCAAGAAGAATGGTTTGGACTATCTTGACTTTTCGCTTGCTACAGATGGATTAGTGGCAGAGCGGGAACAGGGAATCACCATAGATGTGGCGCATATTTACTTTTCTACACCAAAAAAAAGTTACATCATAGCCGATACTCCGGGTCATATTGAATATACCCGAAACATGGTAACTGGAGCATCAACATCTCAAACATCCATAATTCTTATTGACGCTAGGAAGGGAGTTATTGAGCAGACATACAGGCATTTTTTCATCAATAACCTGCTAAGGGTCAAGGAGGTAATCGTTGCAGTTAATAAAATGGATCTTGTGAATTATTCAGAAGAGGTTTTTAATGAGATAGTTCAGGATTTTGAAGATATAAGAAGTAAAAGTGATTTCAAAGATCAGAAGCTCACCTTTATTCCGGTAAGTGCTTTGTGGGGAGAAAATATAGCTGAAAGATCAACCGCAATGCCCTGGTATAAAGGACAGAATATCCTGGAACACCTGGAAAATCTTAAAGCTGAAGATTTCTCGGAAGAAAGTCAGGCAAGATTCTCCGTGCAAACAGTGATAAGACCCAAAACCGAGAAATTTCATGATTATCGTGGATATGCCGGAAAAATTTCTGGTAGTAGTTTTCGGGTAGGAGATAAAGTTACCGTGTTACCTTCTTTAACGACTTCAACAATTAAAGAAATTCATTTTTTCGAGGAGAATTTCGAAGAAGCTCCTGCCGGAAGTTCGGTAACTATTAGCCTGGCAGATGATATTAATGTTGCCAGGGGAGATATGTTGGTGAAATCCAAAGAAGTTCCTGTAGAAATAAAAGTACTGGATGCCATGGTATGTTGGATGGACAACAAGGTACTGGTTCCCGGGGCGAAATATGTATTGCAACATAATACGAATGGCATACTTGCAAAAATTGATAAAGTGGAAGGACATACAGATAGCAATTTTGGAGCTGAAGAACAAGTGTCATCATTAAATCTAAATGATATAGGAAGTGTGAAGATCAAGCTTAGTAAACCAATTTTTGCAGATAGCTATAAAAGTAATAGGGCAAATGGCAGGTTTATTTTAATAGACTCCCAAACAAATACAACTGCCGGAGTTGGATTTATAAAATAA
- the cysD gene encoding sulfate adenylyltransferase subunit CysD produces MSSILNQNTLESEAIYIFREVVAQFENPVLLFSGGKDSITLVRLAQKAFYPARIPFPLLHINTGHNFPETIEFRDKLVKELGLQLIVRHVQDDIDKGRSIEEKGKYSSRNSLQTNTLLNAIEEFKFDACIGGARRDEEKARAKERIFSIRNDFGEWDEKNQRPEVFDMLNGRIDIGQNVRVFPISNWTELDVWNYIDSEKIEIPPIYFAHEREIFERDGLIWTASEYVYKDDHEITETKKVRFRTVGDITCTAAVESEADSVEKIIQEIRESAISERGARIDDKRSEAAMETRKQQGYF; encoded by the coding sequence ATGAGTTCGATATTAAATCAAAATACATTAGAAAGTGAAGCTATTTACATCTTCAGGGAAGTAGTAGCTCAATTTGAAAATCCTGTCTTATTATTTTCAGGAGGAAAAGATTCAATTACCCTGGTAAGACTGGCCCAGAAAGCTTTTTATCCGGCTAGAATTCCGTTTCCCCTCTTACACATAAATACAGGCCATAATTTTCCTGAAACTATCGAATTCAGGGATAAACTGGTAAAAGAACTGGGACTTCAGCTTATTGTACGTCACGTACAGGATGATATAGATAAGGGGCGTTCCATTGAAGAAAAAGGAAAATATTCCAGTAGAAATTCTTTACAAACCAATACGCTATTGAATGCGATTGAAGAATTTAAGTTTGATGCCTGTATTGGAGGTGCCCGAAGGGATGAAGAAAAGGCCAGGGCGAAAGAAAGAATTTTTTCTATCAGAAATGATTTTGGAGAATGGGATGAAAAGAATCAGCGGCCTGAAGTTTTTGATATGCTGAATGGCAGGATTGATATTGGGCAGAATGTACGTGTATTCCCAATTTCAAACTGGACCGAGCTGGATGTTTGGAATTATATAGATTCAGAAAAAATCGAGATCCCTCCAATCTATTTCGCACATGAAAGAGAGATTTTTGAAAGGGATGGATTGATCTGGACCGCTTCAGAATATGTCTATAAAGATGATCATGAAATTACTGAAACAAAAAAGGTAAGATTCAGAACAGTGGGGGATATTACCTGTACGGCTGCCGTAGAATCTGAAGCAGATTCCGTAGAAAAGATAATTCAGGAAATACGGGAATCAGCAATCTCTGAAAGGGGAGCTCGTATTGATGATAAAAGATCTGAAGCCGCTATGGAAACCAGAAAGCAACAGGGGTATTTCTAA
- a CDS encoding phosphoadenosine phosphosulfate reductase family protein yields the protein MRKFTAIELKKLNSQLRGVAPSEIIQWILSSCDQPVVTTNFRPYEAAILHACVKVDARIKVIWCDTGYNTPQTYKHAKFLIEQLNLNVKLYTPRETAAYRDAYFNGIPSVDSLEHEEFTRQVKLEPFQRAMAQQQPDVWFTNLRKGQTSFRDSIDILSYSKDGILKVSPFYHWTDEKLDGYLREHKLPNEPKYFDPTKVLNNRECGLHA from the coding sequence ATGAGAAAGTTTACAGCGATAGAATTAAAAAAACTGAATAGTCAGTTACGAGGGGTGGCTCCTTCAGAGATCATTCAATGGATTTTATCTTCATGTGATCAACCGGTGGTTACCACCAACTTCAGACCTTATGAGGCGGCAATTCTTCACGCATGTGTAAAAGTAGATGCTCGCATAAAAGTGATATGGTGCGATACCGGGTATAATACACCTCAAACTTATAAGCACGCGAAGTTCTTGATAGAACAATTAAATCTGAATGTAAAATTATATACGCCCAGGGAAACTGCGGCATATAGAGATGCATATTTTAATGGTATTCCTTCGGTAGATTCTCTGGAACATGAAGAATTTACAAGACAGGTAAAATTAGAGCCATTTCAGCGTGCGATGGCTCAACAGCAACCAGATGTATGGTTCACTAACCTTAGAAAAGGACAAACTAGTTTCAGGGATAGTATCGATATACTGAGCTATAGCAAAGATGGAATTTTGAAAGTAAGTCCTTTCTATCACTGGACAGATGAAAAACTTGATGGCTATTTGCGTGAACATAAGTTACCAAATGAGCCCAAGTATTTTGATCCTACCAAAGTATTAAATAATAGAGAATGTGGATTACACGCTTAA
- a CDS encoding DUF2061 domain-containing protein, with the protein MLMLLDHTKQGSTYKKDKQREKPVRSILKTISWRIVGTIDTIVISWFLTDEIDTALAIGSVELVTKMILYFGHERIWNLISFGK; encoded by the coding sequence ATGTTGATGTTACTAGATCATACGAAGCAAGGAAGTACTTATAAAAAAGATAAGCAGAGAGAAAAACCTGTTAGAAGCATCTTGAAAACTATTAGCTGGAGAATAGTTGGAACTATAGACACTATAGTGATATCATGGTTTTTAACAGATGAAATTGATACAGCTCTGGCTATTGGTTCAGTAGAATTAGTTACTAAAATGATCCTGTATTTTGGGCATGAAAGAATCTGGAACTTAATAAGTTTCGGAAAGTAA
- a CDS encoding Rrf2 family transcriptional regulator — protein sequence MLSKKTKYGIKALAYIARKKDRKPVQASEISESENISQKFLESILLELRKSGFLGSKKGKGGGYYLIKEPNEIRMTAVIRVLEGPIAMVPCVSLNYYEKCDDCPDEKTCSVHNLMIQVRDASLNVLGENTLEDIAFV from the coding sequence ATGCTTTCTAAAAAGACCAAGTACGGAATTAAAGCTCTGGCATATATTGCCAGAAAAAAAGACAGGAAACCGGTTCAGGCTTCAGAAATATCTGAGAGTGAGAACATTTCGCAGAAATTCCTTGAAAGTATTCTTCTGGAGTTGCGAAAATCAGGATTTCTTGGTTCCAAAAAGGGTAAAGGCGGAGGTTACTATTTGATTAAGGAGCCAAATGAAATTAGAATGACTGCGGTAATAAGGGTTTTGGAAGGACCCATTGCGATGGTTCCTTGTGTGAGCCTTAATTATTACGAAAAATGTGATGATTGCCCTGATGAGAAGACCTGTTCAGTACATAATTTAATGATTCAGGTGAGGGATGCTTCTCTCAATGTACTTGGTGAAAATACTTTGGAGGATATTGCGTTTGTGTAG